A region of the Myxococcus stipitatus DSM 14675 genome:
GCTCCACCCGTCCTCGCAAGGTGGACGTGCGCATCGTCGCCGCCACGCACCGCGACCTGCCTCGCCGCGTGCAGGAAGGCGCCTTCCGCCAGGACCTCTACTTCCGGCTGCGCGTGGTGGAGATCCGCCTGCCGCCCCTGCGCGAGCGCGGCGAGGACCTGCCCGTCCTCGCCCGCCACCTGCTGGAGAAGGCGTGCAGGAAGGTCGGCCGCGCGCCCATGACGCTGTCGCCCGAGACACTCGCCGCGCTGTCCACCCATCCCTGGCCCGGCAACGTGCGCGAGCTGGAGAACGCCCTGGAGCGCGCCGTCATCCTCGCCGATGGTCCCCTCGTCACCCCGGACCTGCTCGCGCTGGAGCTCCCCGCCCAGGACTCCGCGGCGGAGACACTCGAGCCCGCGGAGCCCGAGGCCGATGAGCCCGGCGGCGGCTCCCTGGAGGACTACTTCCGGCGCTTCGTCCTGGAGCACCAGGAGCACATGGGCGAGACGGAGCTCGCCAAGCGCCTGGGCATCAGCCGCAAGGCGCTGTGGGAGCGGCGTCAGAAGATGGGCCTGCCGCGCACGCGTGCGTGACGCACCGCACGAAGCGTTACCCCGGTAACGCCCACGTCACCTTCGGTAACACCCTGACGCGGCGGGCCAGCCTGCAAGGTCTTGAAACTTCGTGTGACCCGGTTTGGCCGGAGTGTTGCTCTGGGCGGGGGAATGCCCCACACCTCCTCGCGCCTGTCGTTGCCCTGGCTCGTGCTCGCGGTGGCGCTGTCGCCCATCGGCACCGCGCGCGCCGGGAAGATAACGCTCACCGAGGAGGCCTTCCTCAACGTCAACCTCCTGATGCAGCCGCAGGTGCAGCTCATCAAGGACGGCGCGCCGGTGGGGCACGTGGGCACGGACTTCTTCCTGCGGCGCGTGCGGCTGCTCGTCTTCGGCGCGGTGACGAAGCGGCTGTCCTTCTTCATGGAGACGGACCAGCCCAACTTCGGCAAGGACGGCAGATACGACGTCGACTTCTACGTGCAGGACGCGTTCGTCTCCTACGAGTTCCTGGACAAGGTCTGGGTGGACGCGGGCTTCCTCATCGCCCCGCTGTCACGACACAACCTCCAGGGCGCCATCGCGCTCGACACCGTCGACTTCCACTCCAGCGTCATCCGCTTCACGCCGGGCGTCGGGAAGGTCTGGCGCGACATGGGCGTGCAGCTCCGAGGCTTCGCGGGCCCCGTGGGCTTCCGCGCCGCCCTCCTCAACGGCGTCCGAGGCAGCGTCCTGCCCGACGGGCGCGTCATCAACCCCGATGACTGGCCGCGCGGCGTGGCGATGGCGCGGATGAACTTCCTCACCCGCGAGGAGGACCTCTTCTTCCAGGGCATCTACTTCGCGGAGCACCCGCACCTGTCCGTGGGCGCGGGCGTGGACTATCAGCCCGACGCCATCGCCACCGCGAGCGGCGTGCACGACTCGCTGGCGCTGTCCGCGGACGTCTTCGCCGACGTGCCGTTCGGCGCCGCCATGGAGCTCGTCTTCCAGGCGGCCGTGTACCACTACCGCCAGGGGCTCGATAACCCCCAGAGCGGCACGGGCTTCCTGGCGGAGCTGGGCTATCGCATCGGCGTCGTGGAGCCCGTCGTGTCCGCGACGTACTTCCGCTCGCGCGTCGACGCCCAGGACGCGCTCGCGCTGCGGCCCGGCGTCAACCTCTGGTTCAAGAAGCACACGTTCAACCTCAAGACAGAGGTCGCCCTGTCGCGCACCGGAGACATCTCCGAAGCGGAGACCGGCATCGCCGGCACCGCGCAACTGCAGTTCTTCTACTGAAGTCCACCGAGGTCACCCCCGATGACTGTCGCGAAGGATTCGTTCGTTGCGCCCAAGGAGCACTTCTCCCGCGCCTCCCATGTCCGGAGCCTGGAGGACTACCAGCGCCTCTATCGCCAGAGCCTGGAGGCCCCCGAGGCCTTCTGGGGCGTGCAGGCGCAGCGCCTCACCTGGTTCCATCCTCCGGACTCGGTGCGGGAGATGAACGCCGAGCAGGTGGACTTCTCCTGGTTCGGTGGAGGCAAGCTCAACGTCGCCTACAACTGCGTGGACCGCCACGCCCGCGAGCGCCCTGGAAAGACCGCCATCCTCTGGGCGAAGAACGAGCCGGGCGAGTACCAGGCCATCACCTTCCGCGAGCTCCAGCACCACGTCGGCCGCATGGCCAACGTGCTCAAGGCCCACGGGGTCCGCAAGGGGGACCGCGTCTGTGTCTACCTGCCCATGATTCCGGAGCTGGCGTACACGATGCTCGCGTGCGCGCGCATCGGCGCGGTGCACTCGGTGGTGTTCGCGGGCTTCTCCGCGGAGTCGCTGCGCGAGCGCATCCTCGACTCGGGCGCGAAGGTGCTGGTCACCGCCAACGAGGGGCCCCGAGGCCCCAAGAGCGTGCCCACCAAGGCCATCGCCGACGAGGCCGTGGAGGGACTCACGCAGGTGACGTCCGTGCTGGTGGCCCAGCGCACCCCGCGCGAGGTCCCCATGGTGGAGGGCCGCGACTTCTGGCTCAACGCGGAGATGGCGCGCCACCGAGGCGTCTGCCCCGCCGAGTGGATGGACGCGGAGGACCCGCTCTTCATCCTCTACACCTCCGGCTCCACCGGGAAGCCCAAGGGCGTGCTGCACACCACGGGCGGCTACCTGGTCTACGCGGCGACGACGCACCACTACGTCTTCGACGTGCGCCCGGACGACATCCACTTCTGCACCGCGGACCTGGGCTGGGTGACGGGCCACAGCTACCTGCTCTACGGGCCGCTCGCCAACGGCACCACCACCGTCCTCTTCGAGTCCACGCCCTCGTATCCCGACGCGGGCCGGCTCTGGAAGGTGGTGGACGACGTGAAGGCCACGGTCCTCTACACCGCGCCCACCGCGCTGCGCGCGCTCATCAAGGAGGGCGACGCGTGGGTGAAGAAGTCCTCGCGCAAGTCGCTGCGCCTGCTCGGCAGCGTGGGAGAGCCCATCAACCCGGAGGTGTGGCGCTGGTACCACGACGTGGTGGGCGAGGGCCGCTGCCCCGTCGTCGACACGTGGTGGCAGACGGAGACGGGCGGCATCCTCATCTCGCCGCTGCCCGGGGCCACGCCGTGCAAGCCGGGCTCCGCCACCCTGCCCTTCTTCGGCGTGGAGCCCGTGCTGATGGATGACGAGGGGCGGGTCATCGAGGGCAACGGCGTCAGCGGCAACCTGTGTCTGGCGCGCTCATGGCCGGGCCAGGCCCGCACGCTGTACGGCCACCACCAGCGGTTCGTGGAGACGTACTACTCGCGCTTCCCTCACCTGTACTTCACCGGCGACGGCTGCCGCCGCGACGAGGATGGCTACTATTGGATTACCGGCCGCGTCGACGACGTCCTCAACGTGTCCGGCCACCGGCTGGGCACCGCGGAGGTGGAGAGCGCGCTCGTCGCTCACGAAGCCGTGGCCGAGGCCGCCGTGGTGGGCTTCCCCCACGACATCAAGGGCACGGGCGTCTGCGCCTTCGTCACCGTGAAGCCGGACTGGCTGGAGACCTCCACCGAGCAGATGGTGGGCGCGCTCAAGGAGCAGGTGCGCCACGTCATCGGCCCCATCGCGACCCCGGACCGGGTGGTGGTGGTCAACGGCCTGCCCAAGACGCGCTCCGGGAAGATCCTGCGCCGCATGCTGCGCAAGATTGCCTCCGGCGAGACGGAGAGCCTGGGCGACACCACCACCCTGGCCGACCCCGCCGTGCTCGACGAGCTGCTCGAGAAGTCGCTCCCCCTCCGCGCGAAGTCCTGACCCTCCTCCCGAGACACGACATGTCCGAGCCCTCTCGAAACGACGCCCTGGAAGCCCTCGCCGCCTCACGCTGGCGCGTGGCCGCCGCGCTCACCGTGGCCACGCTGGTGGCCTACTTCGGCTTCATCCTGCTCGTCGCATTCAACAAGCCGCTGATGGGCCAGCAGCTCGTCCCCGGCCTGTCGGTGGGCATCGTCCTGGGGGCCGTGGTCATCGTCACCGCCTGGGCGCTGACGGGCATCTACATGCTCTGGGCCAACGGCAAGTACGACCGGGCCCTGAGCCAACTGCGCCGCTGAAAGGGATGCCCTCATGAACCCCTCCTCCACGACGGGCTCGCAGCTGGGCCAGCCCAACACCACGGCCATCTTCTTCTTCCTGCTCTTCGTCGGTGTCACGCTGGCCATCACGTACTGGGCGGCGCGCAAGACGAAGACGACGTCGGAGTTCTTCGCCGCGGGCGGCGGCGTGAGCGCCCTGCAGAACGGCTTCGCGCTGGCGGGCGACTACATGAGCGCCGCCAGCTTCCTGGGCATCGCGGGCCTGGTGGCGCTGTCCGGCTTCGACGGGCTCATCTACTCGGTGGGCTGGCTGGTGGGCTGGCCCGTGGTGACGTTCCTCATCGCGGAGCCCTTGCGCAACCTGGGCAAGTACACCTTCGCGGACGTGGTGGCGTACCGGCTCCAGCAGACGCCGGTGCGCCTGTCCGCGGCGCTGGGCACCCTCACGGTGGTGAGCTTCTACCTGATTGCGCAGATGGTGGGCGCCGGCAACCTCATCCACCTGCTCTTCGGGCTCTCGTACGAGGTCGCCGTCGTCATCGTCGGAGGGGTGATGATTCTCTACGTGCTGTTCGGCGGGATGATTGCCACCACGTGGGTGCAGATCGTGAAGGCGGTGCTGCTGCTCGCGGGCGCCTCCGCGCTGGCGGGCGCGGTGCTCTACCGCTTCGGCTTCAGCCCGGTGGCGCTCTTCGACGAGGCCTCACGGCAGTACGGCGCGCAGGTGCTGGCACCGGGCACGCTGGTGAGCAACCCGGTGGAGACGGTGTCCCTGGGGCTGGCGCTGATGTTCGGCACGGCGGGCCTGCCGCACATCCTGATGCGCTTCTACACGGTGCCGGACGCGAAGGCGGCGCGCAGCAGCGTGTTCTACGCCACGGGCCTCATCGGCTACTTCTACCTCGTCACGTTCATCCTGGGCTTCGGCGCGGCGGTGCTCGTGGGACGTCAGGCCATCACCGGCATGGACAAGGGCGGCAACA
Encoded here:
- the acs gene encoding acetate--CoA ligase, whose translation is MTVAKDSFVAPKEHFSRASHVRSLEDYQRLYRQSLEAPEAFWGVQAQRLTWFHPPDSVREMNAEQVDFSWFGGGKLNVAYNCVDRHARERPGKTAILWAKNEPGEYQAITFRELQHHVGRMANVLKAHGVRKGDRVCVYLPMIPELAYTMLACARIGAVHSVVFAGFSAESLRERILDSGAKVLVTANEGPRGPKSVPTKAIADEAVEGLTQVTSVLVAQRTPREVPMVEGRDFWLNAEMARHRGVCPAEWMDAEDPLFILYTSGSTGKPKGVLHTTGGYLVYAATTHHYVFDVRPDDIHFCTADLGWVTGHSYLLYGPLANGTTTVLFESTPSYPDAGRLWKVVDDVKATVLYTAPTALRALIKEGDAWVKKSSRKSLRLLGSVGEPINPEVWRWYHDVVGEGRCPVVDTWWQTETGGILISPLPGATPCKPGSATLPFFGVEPVLMDDEGRVIEGNGVSGNLCLARSWPGQARTLYGHHQRFVETYYSRFPHLYFTGDGCRRDEDGYYWITGRVDDVLNVSGHRLGTAEVESALVAHEAVAEAAVVGFPHDIKGTGVCAFVTVKPDWLETSTEQMVGALKEQVRHVIGPIATPDRVVVVNGLPKTRSGKILRRMLRKIASGETESLGDTTTLADPAVLDELLEKSLPLRAKS
- a CDS encoding DUF485 domain-containing protein: MSEPSRNDALEALAASRWRVAAALTVATLVAYFGFILLVAFNKPLMGQQLVPGLSVGIVLGAVVIVTAWALTGIYMLWANGKYDRALSQLRR
- a CDS encoding solute symporter family protein, coding for MNPSSTTGSQLGQPNTTAIFFFLLFVGVTLAITYWAARKTKTTSEFFAAGGGVSALQNGFALAGDYMSAASFLGIAGLVALSGFDGLIYSVGWLVGWPVVTFLIAEPLRNLGKYTFADVVAYRLQQTPVRLSAALGTLTVVSFYLIAQMVGAGNLIHLLFGLSYEVAVVIVGGVMILYVLFGGMIATTWVQIVKAVLLLAGASALAGAVLYRFGFSPVALFDEASRQYGAQVLAPGTLVSNPVETVSLGLALMFGTAGLPHILMRFYTVPDAKAARSSVFYATGLIGYFYLVTFILGFGAAVLVGRQAITGMDKGGNMAAPMLAEVVGGTGFLGFISAVAFATILAVVAGLTLSGAAALSHDLWSSVVRKGQAPEHEQLKVARLASLFLGVLAVVLGVVFKGQNVAFMVGLAFAIAASANFPALLLSMAWQRFTTNGAVASMLTGSVSAVLLIFLSPTVQIDLLKNTTALFPLKNPGIITMPLAFFVGIAVSLLFPEKESSERFAEVKHRMHVGAGKPAVAPVAQVPSVSPGAAPRPTATKA